The following DNA comes from Saccopteryx leptura isolate mSacLep1 chromosome 7, mSacLep1_pri_phased_curated, whole genome shotgun sequence.
ACATCATCTTGGGCAGGGAAGTCCTGGTACCCAGCTCCCTCATCTGTATAATAAGAGGGTAAATCAGTTTATCTAAAGtctctccctggccggttggctcagcagtagagtgtcggcctagcgtgcggaggacccgggttcgattcccggccagggcacacaggagaagtgcccatttgcttctccacccctccgccgcgccttcctctctgtctctctcttcccctcccgcagcgaggctccatttgagcaaaagatggcccgggcgctggggatggctccttggcctctgcctcaggcgctagagtggctctggttgcaacatggcgacgcccaggatgggcagagcatcaccccctggtaggcagagcatcgccccatggtgggcgtgctgggtggatcccggtcaggcgcatgcgggagtctgtctgactgtctctccctgtttccagcttcagaaaaatgcaaaaaataaaaaaataaaaataaaaaaaataaagtctcttcTTATTCTAAAGTTCTAGTAAAAGGGAAAGATATCATATCACAAAAACTTACATTATCACACACATATCACCTATCCAAGCTATATAATAATCCTTATATAGtaaaattaattacttttctAACATAATACAAAATACTTCATTGCTATAAATTTatcatgtaaatatatttaagggATAGAAAACATGACATGCTTATACAAAAATAATGCCATTGAGTTCCATTATGAAAACATAGCACATCCGATTTCTCCTTTAGCATATCACAGAAATTatgatgatttaaatttactgagaGGAAAATTTCTGTATGTCCTTTGTATAACAGGGGCACTACCATCTCAACATGTCACCAACATTGCCCAAGATTCTCAGTCTTTACAACTGAGAAGTGGAtagaaaacatttccattttaacAGATGCAAGGCTGTGTAATTTGAGGCCACATGGCTGTCAAAGTAATTGATGTGTTCTAGGTAAATCAGGGCTGCATCCTAGATTCCCAGCTCTCTTCATGTTCACACATCTGCATTATAGGCCCTAATACATGGTATGCACATATttctgcaaaacagaaaaatctactTGTTTTGAAAATAACTAAACACAAAATTATATGATTTGTGACTGAAGGTGAATTTACCCTAATGTTTCACACAATTTTCTTACCCATCTTCCAAGCCATTCCTGAACATGCCAGAATACCTCTTCCCATCTGGCCACTTCAAAACCCCTCTGAAATGCATAAGGAAAGAATAATACATGTCAATTTATGTCTCAGAGAATCATTACTTTTTCAGTAATTAGACTATCATTCTCACCCCAGGAATAAATCTTAAACATCTTCACCTGCCATGAGGCTTCCCTGAAAACCAGCGTCCATCATAGGTTGCATCCTTTAGGCGGGAGTCCTTGTAGAAAGTGTATTTAGCACTGCGTGATATGGGTGGTTCCTGCCTCTGAATACTGCTGCCACTTCCATAAGGTGGAAGATCAGATGTTCCCCTCAAAGCCTGATCCACAGCTTGGCTTATAGCCCACAGCCACCTAGTCTAGGACCAAAAAGTATCAATAAGTCTAAGGCAATAAGTCATCAAGTATTGCTTTAAATCCTGCCAGCTTTCCTTGGTGTGAATAATTTTTGTCTTCTAATGCTTTCCTTATTAAGTTATGTTGATTGGTTCTTAGAATTCACTGCTACATGTTTAAAAGTAAGtcacgttaaaaaaaaaacaaaaatctatagTCTTTCTATAGTCTTGGTTTAATGAAGATTTCATCAGGCGTAATCATGGATCATTAGAAAGCAAGAACAATTTTTATCCCTTTACTACCCTAAGAGACAGGAATATCTAAGTCAAAGgttgaaagaaaatatcataatagACTAACCTTTTCCTGGGGTGTTGATGAAATGAGAGTGAACTGCTCCTCAGGTGTAGTTATCTTTAAGCCATTCCTAAAACATTCATAAGGGTAAATACCAGTAGGTAAGGACAACCTGTCATTACATCAATCCTCAACCATGAAAAGCAACTTGCTTATTTCGAGAGAAGCAGAAGTCAATTAAATATAAATGCAGTCAAGCCCTGGGTTTGGGTCCCAGAGTGGGAGAAAGGACACAGAGTTACGTTACTCTGTGTTGAATAGGGGATGTGAGCGACAGAGAAACCCTTCCACCACTTATGATCTCTCATGATGGGCACGACAGGCCACGTGACTGCCTACATGCTGGAAGGGTAAGGCTCATTAGGCAGAGCAGGGAGGCTCCCTGAGCTTTTTTTCATGTCTAAGGAAACAACCCGGTAACACAGGGAGAGATTTaaagtggaggtgggggagggaggcacaCTTACACAGCACCAGCTTCTTCAGAAAGGGGCTCTGCCCACAGCGTGGCCAAAGGGAACACATGGTGTGTGGAGAACTgtaagagacacagagacagagctgAGAAAGCCTGTGTAGGTCCTGGGGTCTCTGTCGCATAACTTGCTTCAAATGGCTAATTCCACATGGGTGCTGCCATCACAGCCAAACAGTCCCCATGCTATAGCTAACCCCAGTGGGTCCGGTGACTCTGCTGCAAGGATCCTGTCACACGGCTTATACATATTTTCAAGATATAAACTGAAAAAATTCCCTGAAATCTGGCTCATACCAGAAATGCAAGCTGAATGTTCTTTTTCATTCAATAGTTTCTTCAAAAtcacaatagatttttttttaattaaatgagaggtgactgggatccacccagcaaaccccctactgggcaatgttctccccatctggagccacctctccattgctcggcaactgagctattttagcacctgaggtgaggccatggagccatcctcagcacctggggccaatatgctctaaccaatcaagccacggctgcaggagaaagagagagacagaatgagagtgagaaggaaagggagaagggtggtgagcagatggttgcttctcctgtgtgccctgactgggaactgaacccaggacttccacatgcagggccaacgctctaccactgagccaaccaaccagggcctaaaaTCACAACAGATTTTAGCACAAACTGATGGTATAATTAAGTAAGTAAGTATAGTACTCCACTTTCCAGTGCCTTTTTTAAGGTTAGGCATCCGGCCTACCTGGGCGTGGACGAGGGCATCATTAAAGAGAATGAACCAGTTCACGGAAAACCTCCCAGCATGCTGCAGAGATAAGGCTCGGTTACTGCTCTCACACAGCAGTCGACGCTCTGGTCTCCTTAAGGAGTCCTGGaattgaaaacaaatataaaatcaaataatcaattattttaatatgcaaagagaaaatgaaaatatataaatcacaTTTAGGGAAATCTGTTGGTCCTAGATTACCTTAGTGTTAAACCTAATTTACATGTAAtccaaacatttaataaaattagaacccaaaggagatgaaaaagaagatagaaacGAACAAAGGTGAAATACATACATGTTCAGAAAGGGTTCCAGGAATGAGGAAGTGTGCTGATGTTGAGAACATCCGTTGCTGTGGTCCTTAGACCACCCTTAGAAAGGGGCTTATTAAAGTATCAGTACC
Coding sequences within:
- the LOC136379026 gene encoding alsin-like gives rise to the protein MTDSLRRPERRLLCESSNRALSLQHAGRFSVNWFILFNDALVHAQFSTHHVFPLATLWAEPLSEEAGAVNGLKITTPEEQFTLISSTPQEKTRWLWAISQAVDQALRGTSDLPPYGSGSSIQRQEPPISRSAKYTFYKDSRLKDATYDGRWFSGKPHGRGVLKWPDGKRYSGMFRNGLEDGYGEYRIPNRALNKEDHYAGHWKEGRMCGQGVYSYASGEVFEGCFQDNMRHGHGLLRSGKLTSSSPSMFIGQWVMDKKAGYGVFDDITRGEKYMGMWQDDVCQGNGVVVTQFGLYYEGNFHLNKMMGNGVLLSEDDTIYEEEFSDDWTLSGKVGN